From the Halorhabdus utahensis DSM 12940 genome, one window contains:
- a CDS encoding sensor histidine kinase, protein MLYWTLYLAALLGASGFAVAIVAWLWRRERDLSTNLFLVIAAVQAVSGVLVTAELMTASRSLSIVVFGLQNAVLAGVTPAFFLFVLASLGYRRHLTRPVIGLVFGIFAVSGLIQLTDPVHGLYWAEYTVTDSTFHYVAGEPTNLSFLLVLPQMLFYYVAMGLLGANVLFGSGKRRRQSAALFVGFLPAFVITTIWSMGVLLGPINGALVIGGTWSLAVIAWAVFRQQLFDVVPMARETVFEALEEVVIVVDRRQRILDYNAGAAETFPELATADGGALGAVVPSIVDANGSDTGGTNSEQGQKATSVDENGVGDADHPFVDSFTRHVDGEPREYEVSVTPISVSDTTGGYAVVVRDVTERRKRVRHLRQQTAQLERFAETLSHDLRNPLSVARGRIDLAQETGEEAHLETAAEALERIEQLIEDTLTLAREGQAIEDREPVELGELARNAWATTDTGEASFEVMPDAEMTVYADHSRLRTVFENLFRNAVEHSSTNPDSQTRQDGVEHSSTNGDSNAPQEPAERRPMADEQPEQPADRGSIEATPDTATPLMRGNAEREGHEPTSERVTESGRTNGSGTPMTVRLGRAEDGFYVEDDGPGIPPADREDVFEYGYTTDEDGTGLGLAIVEAIANAHGWDVTATEGREGGARLVFEDVDVVEPAAQGD, encoded by the coding sequence GTGCTTTACTGGACACTCTATCTCGCGGCCCTGCTCGGTGCGAGCGGGTTCGCCGTCGCCATCGTCGCCTGGCTGTGGCGACGGGAACGCGATCTCTCGACGAATCTGTTTCTCGTGATCGCCGCTGTCCAGGCTGTCAGTGGTGTGCTGGTCACCGCGGAGTTGATGACAGCCAGTCGGTCACTCTCTATCGTGGTCTTCGGGTTGCAGAATGCCGTGCTGGCCGGAGTGACGCCCGCCTTTTTCCTGTTCGTGCTGGCGTCGCTGGGATACCGGCGTCACTTGACGCGGCCAGTGATCGGCCTCGTGTTCGGGATCTTCGCCGTGTCGGGGCTCATCCAGCTGACCGACCCAGTCCACGGACTGTACTGGGCTGAATACACGGTCACCGACTCGACATTCCACTACGTCGCCGGCGAACCGACCAATCTGTCGTTTCTGCTCGTCCTCCCACAGATGTTGTTTTACTATGTGGCCATGGGATTGCTCGGCGCGAACGTCCTGTTCGGGTCCGGGAAGCGACGACGACAATCGGCAGCCCTGTTCGTCGGGTTCCTCCCGGCGTTCGTCATCACGACGATTTGGTCGATGGGCGTCCTTCTCGGCCCGATCAACGGCGCGCTCGTGATCGGCGGCACGTGGTCGCTCGCAGTCATTGCGTGGGCCGTCTTTCGTCAGCAGCTGTTCGACGTCGTCCCGATGGCCAGAGAAACCGTCTTCGAGGCCCTCGAAGAGGTAGTCATCGTCGTCGACAGACGACAACGGATCCTGGATTACAACGCTGGCGCGGCCGAGACGTTCCCCGAGCTCGCGACCGCGGACGGGGGAGCTCTGGGCGCAGTCGTGCCGAGTATCGTCGATGCGAACGGTTCGGACACCGGCGGGACGAACAGCGAACAGGGACAGAAAGCAACCTCGGTGGACGAGAACGGCGTGGGTGACGCCGACCACCCGTTTGTCGATTCGTTCACGCGCCACGTCGACGGCGAACCGCGGGAGTACGAGGTGAGTGTGACGCCGATCTCGGTCAGCGACACGACGGGCGGATACGCCGTCGTCGTCAGGGACGTCACCGAGCGCCGAAAGCGGGTGCGCCACCTCAGACAGCAGACGGCACAGCTCGAACGCTTCGCCGAAACCCTCTCACACGATCTTCGCAACCCCCTGAGCGTCGCCCGGGGACGGATCGACCTCGCCCAGGAGACCGGCGAGGAGGCACATCTCGAGACGGCCGCCGAGGCGCTCGAACGGATCGAACAACTCATCGAGGACACGCTGACGCTCGCCCGCGAGGGCCAGGCGATCGAAGACCGCGAGCCGGTCGAACTCGGCGAACTGGCTCGCAACGCCTGGGCGACGACCGACACCGGCGAGGCATCCTTCGAGGTCATGCCCGACGCCGAGATGACGGTCTACGCCGACCACTCGCGGCTGCGAACCGTCTTCGAGAACCTCTTCCGGAATGCTGTCGAACACAGCTCCACGAATCCTGACTCGCAAACCCGTCAAGACGGCGTCGAACACAGCTCCACGAACGGGGATTCGAACGCGCCACAGGAGCCCGCCGAACGCCGACCGATGGCGGATGAGCAGCCCGAACAGCCAGCTGATCGCGGCAGTATCGAGGCGACGCCGGACACCGCCACGCCGCTGATGCGGGGAAACGCCGAGCGCGAGGGCCACGAGCCGACGAGCGAGCGCGTGACCGAGAGTGGGCGAACGAACGGTTCCGGAACGCCGATGACAGTCAGGCTCGGCCGGGCCGAAGACGGCTTTTACGTCGAAGACGACGGGCCCGGCATCCCGCCGGCGGATCGCGAAGACGTCTTCGAATACGGCTACACGACCGACGAGGACGGCACCGGCCTCGGATTGGCGATCGTCGAAGCTATCGCAAACGCTCACGGCTGGGACGTCACGGCGACCGAGGGAAGGGAGGGCGGTGCCCGTCTCGTCTTCGAGGATGTCGACGTCGTCGAGCCCGCGGCGCAGGGCGATTGA
- a CDS encoding PstS family phosphate ABC transporter substrate-binding protein has protein sequence MMTRDSTRPDGASRRKFILSAGALGATALAGCSGGNDTTEDQPAGSGGNGDVSTPTESNSQDTSTLKADGSSTVYPIANDASRLWNGNPPADDQEYWGPGQYDIDTDMHLADYWAEKYGFEPTETRSVPPFGTQIALSHSGTGVEAVINERVDIGDASSTAESILGADNDELDNIVDHVVGVDGQPIVVSREIYDAGVTQITGDQLRDIYMKEITNWSELGGPDKEIYAVGRAEDSGTDTAFRANLYGDPDAPIEPDTRKGQNQQVKTLIEQNDNAIAYIALAFVEPDGVTPPIALELEGTVYEYGKNLGAKEYPLNRDLHMYTYDGTSMKEAAFLNMILSEFGQTNFVEPQNYFKLPEARREEERAKLPDQV, from the coding sequence ATGATGACGCGAGATTCGACGCGTCCAGACGGGGCATCACGACGGAAATTCATCCTCTCGGCCGGCGCACTCGGGGCCACGGCACTGGCCGGGTGTAGCGGTGGCAACGACACGACGGAGGACCAACCGGCCGGAAGCGGCGGAAACGGCGACGTTTCGACGCCGACGGAATCGAACTCACAGGACACCTCGACGCTGAAGGCCGACGGGTCCTCGACGGTGTACCCGATCGCGAACGACGCGAGCCGGCTGTGGAACGGCAATCCGCCGGCCGACGACCAGGAGTACTGGGGGCCCGGCCAGTACGACATCGACACGGACATGCACCTCGCCGATTACTGGGCCGAGAAGTACGGCTTCGAGCCGACCGAAACGCGGAGCGTTCCGCCGTTCGGTACGCAGATCGCGCTGAGTCACTCCGGGACCGGCGTCGAAGCGGTCATCAACGAACGCGTCGACATCGGGGACGCGAGTTCGACCGCCGAGTCGATCCTCGGTGCGGACAACGACGAACTCGACAACATCGTCGACCACGTCGTCGGCGTCGACGGCCAGCCGATCGTCGTCAGCCGGGAGATCTACGATGCGGGCGTGACCCAGATCACCGGTGATCAGCTCCGGGACATCTACATGAAGGAGATCACCAACTGGAGCGAACTCGGCGGCCCGGACAAGGAGATCTACGCGGTCGGCCGCGCGGAGGACTCCGGGACCGACACCGCGTTCAGAGCGAACCTCTATGGCGACCCCGACGCGCCGATCGAGCCCGACACCCGGAAGGGCCAAAACCAGCAGGTCAAGACGCTCATCGAGCAAAACGACAACGCCATCGCCTACATCGCACTGGCGTTCGTCGAGCCCGACGGCGTGACACCGCCGATCGCCCTCGAACTCGAGGGGACCGTCTACGAGTACGGCAAGAACCTCGGCGCGAAGGAGTACCCGCTCAACCGCGACCTCCACATGTACACCTACGACGGGACGTCGATGAAGGAGGCCGCGTTCCTCAACATGATCCTCTCGGAGTTCGGCCAGACAAACTTCGTCGAACCACAGAACTACTTCAAGCTCCCGGAGGCTCGCCGCGAGGAGGAACGCGCGAAACTCCCCGACCAGGTCTAA
- the pstC gene encoding phosphate ABC transporter permease subunit PstC: MTAEFQSPARGSAVVRWGRERGRSLRRSVERLGWVGRLLAVGQLSLVVAAFVGFLVQSVWTPLFVVSFLVVFGLGWGLREALTAKIMTFLMTVSALVTLGLIAVFLVLEAIPAFQTAGLDLINPFGENAWAASQGQYSLVPMIWGTVLTTIVAVAVAGPLGIAGALFISEIAPGWVRDIVKPAVEILAGIPSIVYGFIGFTIINPYVTGRLSVNPGALFAIGVVIGFMALPTVISVAEDALAAVPSPMKDGSLAVGATDWQTMQSVTVPAAFSGISAAVLLGIGRAMGETMAATVMISHSRRLPEPTGYNVFDSTETLTTFIASSYGHVTPGETFWSALFAAGVVLLVIVTGLGIASQLVEMRMERKLQGNQ, encoded by the coding sequence ATGACAGCCGAATTTCAGTCACCGGCGAGGGGTTCCGCCGTCGTCCGATGGGGGCGCGAGCGTGGCCGCTCGCTTCGCCGGTCGGTCGAGCGGCTGGGCTGGGTCGGTCGCCTGCTGGCCGTCGGCCAGCTGTCGCTGGTCGTCGCCGCCTTCGTCGGGTTTCTCGTCCAGTCGGTCTGGACGCCGCTTTTCGTGGTCTCGTTTCTGGTTGTGTTCGGACTGGGATGGGGCCTCCGAGAGGCGCTGACTGCCAAGATCATGACGTTCCTGATGACGGTCTCCGCGCTGGTCACGCTGGGATTGATCGCCGTCTTCCTCGTCCTCGAGGCGATCCCCGCGTTCCAGACGGCCGGCTTGGACCTCATCAACCCCTTCGGCGAGAACGCGTGGGCCGCGAGCCAGGGCCAGTATTCGCTCGTCCCGATGATCTGGGGGACCGTGCTCACGACGATCGTCGCGGTCGCGGTCGCCGGACCGCTCGGGATTGCGGGCGCGCTGTTCATCAGCGAGATCGCCCCCGGCTGGGTCCGCGATATCGTCAAACCCGCCGTCGAGATCCTCGCGGGGATCCCGTCGATCGTCTACGGGTTCATCGGGTTCACGATCATCAACCCCTACGTCACGGGTCGCCTCTCGGTCAATCCCGGCGCGCTGTTCGCGATCGGCGTCGTCATCGGGTTCATGGCGCTGCCGACGGTCATCTCGGTTGCGGAGGACGCCCTGGCGGCCGTGCCGTCGCCGATGAAAGACGGGTCGCTCGCCGTCGGTGCGACCGACTGGCAGACGATGCAGAGCGTGACCGTCCCGGCGGCGTTCTCCGGGATATCCGCGGCCGTCCTGCTCGGGATCGGCCGCGCGATGGGCGAGACGATGGCCGCGACGGTGATGATCTCACACAGCCGTCGGCTCCCCGAACCGACAGGGTACAACGTCTTCGACAGCACGGAGACGCTGACGACGTTCATCGCCAGCAGCTACGGCCACGTCACGCCCGGCGAGACGTTCTGGAGCGCGCTGTTCGCCGCCGGCGTCGTCCTCCTGGTCATCGTCACCGGACTCGGGATCGCCTCGCAACTGGTCGAGATGCGAATGGAACGGAAACTGCAGGGCAACCAATGA